The following coding sequences are from one Beggiatoa alba B18LD window:
- the katG gene encoding catalase/peroxidase HPI — MFKKTLMFTACAIALNTLTSTSSFATSTMAQSNQFWWPQTLNLSPLRAHDMHSNPYGQDFNYAEAFNRVDLKALKADIEKVLKTSQDWWPADWGHYGGLMIRMAWHSAGTYRVHDGRGGADGGQQRFEPLNSWPDNVSLDKARRLLWPVKQKYGRSVSWADLMILAGNVSLESMGFKTLGFAGGRVDDWEADNVYWGAETKMLDNKERYKKEGQLEKPLAAVQMGLIYVNPEGPNGSGDPLAAAKDMRESFGRMAMNDEEIVALVAGGHTLGKAHGARPADCIGAEPAAAAVEEQGFGWKNKCGKGNAEDTTTSGLEGAWTATPTAWSILFLDNLFRFEWEKVKSPAGATQWKPKDKAAQELIPDAHTKDKRHPPMMFTTDLALKEDPEFRKIAEHFLKNPKEFDKAFAKAWFKLTHRDLGPRARYLGSEIPQEVFIWQDPVPSVDYKLIEATDVANLKTAILKTGLTIPELVRTAWASASTFRGSDMRGGANGARVRLAPQKDWAANNPTELSKVLTTLEKVQADFNSTLSDGKKVSLADVIVLGGAAAIEEAAKQAGYTVEVPTKLGRTDATAEMTDTASFAVLEPMADAFRNYYSDKSYGSPTEMLVEKADLLTLTVPEMTVLIGGMRVLNANAGQSKHGVLTTKAGTLNNDFFVNLLDMSTKWQKSADTSGIYEGLDRTTGQPKWTATSVDLIFGSNSELRAIAEVYAADDSKEKFVNDFVAAWTKVMNLDHF; from the coding sequence ATGTTTAAAAAAACGCTTATGTTTACCGCTTGCGCGATAGCACTCAATACACTCACTTCTACAAGTTCTTTTGCCACCAGCACAATGGCACAATCAAATCAGTTTTGGTGGCCACAAACGCTGAACTTATCACCGTTACGCGCTCATGATATGCATTCTAATCCTTATGGTCAGGATTTTAATTACGCGGAAGCATTCAACCGTGTCGACCTGAAAGCCTTAAAGGCAGATATTGAAAAAGTGTTAAAGACCTCGCAAGATTGGTGGCCAGCGGATTGGGGTCATTACGGCGGTTTAATGATTCGTATGGCTTGGCACAGTGCGGGAACGTATCGGGTACATGATGGACGCGGTGGTGCTGATGGCGGTCAACAACGTTTCGAACCGCTCAACAGTTGGCCTGATAATGTCAGTTTAGATAAGGCCCGCCGTCTCTTATGGCCAGTTAAACAAAAATATGGGCGTAGCGTTTCTTGGGCAGACCTAATGATTTTAGCGGGTAATGTATCGCTGGAATCAATGGGATTCAAAACCTTAGGCTTTGCAGGTGGTCGCGTGGATGACTGGGAAGCCGACAATGTTTATTGGGGGGCTGAAACCAAGATGCTAGATAACAAAGAACGTTATAAAAAAGAGGGGCAGTTAGAAAAACCCTTAGCCGCTGTGCAAATGGGCTTAATTTATGTCAATCCGGAAGGGCCAAATGGCAGTGGCGACCCACTGGCTGCTGCAAAAGATATGCGGGAATCTTTTGGACGTATGGCAATGAATGATGAGGAAATTGTTGCCTTAGTCGCGGGGGGACACACCTTAGGAAAAGCTCACGGTGCAAGACCTGCTGATTGTATAGGCGCAGAGCCTGCCGCCGCTGCCGTTGAAGAACAAGGATTTGGTTGGAAAAACAAATGCGGTAAAGGGAATGCAGAAGATACCACAACCAGCGGATTAGAAGGCGCGTGGACAGCAACACCAACCGCATGGTCAATTCTCTTCTTAGATAACTTATTCCGCTTTGAATGGGAAAAAGTAAAGAGTCCTGCTGGTGCAACCCAATGGAAACCCAAAGATAAAGCTGCACAAGAATTAATCCCCGATGCCCATACTAAAGATAAACGTCACCCACCCATGATGTTTACAACAGACCTTGCCTTAAAAGAAGACCCCGAATTTCGCAAAATTGCCGAACATTTTTTGAAAAATCCAAAAGAGTTCGACAAAGCCTTTGCTAAAGCGTGGTTTAAACTGACTCACCGCGATTTAGGCCCTCGCGCCCGTTATTTAGGCAGTGAAATTCCGCAAGAAGTCTTTATTTGGCAAGACCCAGTTCCCTCAGTAGATTATAAATTGATTGAAGCGACAGACGTTGCCAATTTAAAAACAGCTATTCTCAAAACAGGTTTAACCATTCCTGAATTAGTGAGAACAGCATGGGCATCAGCTTCTACTTTTCGCGGTTCTGACATGCGTGGCGGTGCAAATGGTGCACGTGTCCGTTTAGCACCCCAAAAAGATTGGGCGGCTAATAATCCCACTGAGTTGAGCAAAGTCTTAACAACGCTTGAAAAAGTTCAAGCCGATTTTAACAGCACATTAAGCGATGGCAAAAAAGTATCATTAGCGGATGTCATTGTTTTAGGCGGGGCGGCTGCGATTGAAGAAGCGGCAAAACAAGCAGGCTATACAGTTGAAGTTCCTACTAAATTAGGACGTACCGATGCAACAGCGGAAATGACCGATACAGCTTCATTTGCCGTGCTTGAGCCAATGGCTGACGCTTTCCGTAACTACTACAGTGATAAAAGCTATGGTTCACCGACAGAGATGTTGGTAGAAAAAGCGGATTTATTAACACTGACTGTGCCAGAAATGACCGTATTAATCGGCGGTATGCGTGTACTCAATGCCAATGCAGGACAAAGTAAACACGGCGTACTCACCACTAAAGCGGGCACATTAAACAATGACTTTTTTGTCAACCTGCTTGATATGTCCACAAAATGGCAAAAATCTGCTGATACATCTGGTATTTATGAAGGCTTAGACCGTACAACAGGTCAACCAAAATGGACGGCAACCTCTGTCGACCTGATTTTTGGCTCTAATTCTGAACTACGCGCGATTGCTGAAGTTTATGCAGCAGATGATAGCAAAGAGAAATTTGTGAATGATTTCGTCGCAGCTTGGACTAAAGTAATGAATTTAGACCATTTCTAA
- the murU gene encoding N-acetylmuramate alpha-1-phosphate uridylyltransferase MurU has translation MIKTMILAAGRGERMRPLTDTCPKPLLKVGEKALIEHHITRLVNAGLTDIVINHAWLGEQIEQALGDGSRYGATIAYSREAQALETGGGIYQALPLLGNAPFWIINGDVWSDYPIEKFKNFSLQGLAHLILVDNPEHHPQGDFYLNQSTVSTSGEPRLTFSGIACYHPDLFKNCQQGRFSIVPLLLNAMTQHQVTGEHYHGQWLDIGTPERLAQLNQALSTK, from the coding sequence ATGATAAAAACAATGATTTTAGCGGCGGGACGGGGTGAGCGGATGCGTCCATTAACGGACACCTGTCCGAAACCCTTGTTAAAAGTCGGGGAAAAAGCATTAATTGAACATCATATAACCCGTTTAGTAAACGCAGGCTTAACGGATATTGTGATTAATCACGCATGGTTAGGTGAACAAATTGAACAAGCCTTAGGCGACGGCTCACGTTATGGGGCAACAATTGCCTATTCACGAGAAGCACAAGCATTAGAAACAGGGGGCGGGATTTATCAAGCCTTACCACTCTTAGGGAATGCACCTTTTTGGATAATCAATGGCGATGTCTGGAGTGATTATCCAATTGAAAAATTTAAAAACTTCTCCCTGCAAGGTTTAGCACATCTCATTTTAGTAGATAATCCTGAGCATCATCCACAAGGAGATTTTTATTTAAATCAATCCACTGTTTCTACCAGTGGTGAACCCCGTTTAACCTTTAGCGGAATTGCCTGTTATCACCCTGATTTATTTAAAAACTGCCAACAAGGACGTTTCTCAATCGTTCCCTTACTGTTAAACGCAATGACACAGCACCAAGTCACAGGCGAACACTATCACGGGCAATGGCTAGATATCGGCACACCTGAACGTTTAGCTCAACTAAATCAAGCCTTAAGCACGAAGTAA
- a CDS encoding glycosyltransferase family 2 protein — MNPIKKVSLLIPIYNEALFLPTLFQQIQAQDYPTTAIEVIAVDGDSTDSSLALLKSYQRTMPALMVLRNPRRNTPSSLNLAIAQAQGDYLIRLDAHTEYATDYVRQCVACLEKTGADNVGGHIRIKTTNRVTQAIELATTSVFGVGNSHFHYTQYEGYVDTVYLGAYRRQVFEKIGNYDEALIGAEDDELNYRLIKQGGKIYLSATIQSFYYPRDSLKKLWLQYFQYGQGKYGVIRKHTLPTSIRHLVPALFVLSLVLGILTSFYQGLGFYLLIPILSSYFSVLGLFTMRCTFPKALSLTGLVALVFLTLHLSYGCGFLIAGLREGLRRLHLLRA, encoded by the coding sequence ATGAATCCCATTAAAAAAGTGAGCCTTTTGATTCCTATTTATAATGAAGCTCTTTTTTTACCGACACTATTTCAACAGATTCAAGCTCAAGATTATCCTACAACCGCGATAGAAGTAATTGCGGTTGATGGGGATTCAACTGACAGTTCGTTAGCATTATTAAAGAGTTATCAACGGACAATGCCCGCGTTAATGGTGTTGAGAAATCCACGCCGTAACACGCCAAGCAGCTTAAATTTAGCGATTGCGCAAGCACAAGGAGATTATTTAATTCGTTTGGATGCACATACAGAGTATGCAACAGATTATGTGCGTCAGTGTGTAGCTTGTTTAGAGAAAACGGGGGCGGATAATGTTGGCGGGCATATTCGGATTAAAACGACAAATCGGGTAACACAAGCCATTGAACTAGCAACAACTTCAGTTTTCGGTGTTGGCAATTCGCATTTTCACTACACGCAATATGAAGGTTATGTCGATACGGTTTATTTAGGCGCGTATCGTCGTCAAGTTTTTGAAAAAATTGGTAATTATGATGAAGCTCTCATCGGTGCAGAGGATGATGAGTTAAATTATCGTTTAATCAAACAGGGCGGAAAAATTTATTTAAGTGCAACAATTCAATCTTTTTATTATCCGCGTGATTCGTTAAAAAAACTCTGGTTGCAATATTTTCAATATGGACAGGGTAAATATGGGGTGATTCGTAAACACACGTTACCGACATCTATTCGTCATTTAGTGCCCGCGTTGTTTGTTCTAAGCTTAGTGCTTGGCATACTCACAAGTTTTTATCAAGGCTTAGGTTTCTATTTATTAATACCTATTTTAAGCAGTTATTTCAGTGTATTAGGTTTATTTACAATGCGCTGTACCTTTCCTAAAGCCTTATCATTAACGGGATTAGTAGCCCTTGTTTTTCTTACTTTGCATCTGAGCTATGGGTGCGGATTTTTAATCGCGGGTTTACGAGAAGGCTTGCGAAGATTGCATTTACTTCGTGCTTAA
- a CDS encoding adenylate/guanylate cyclase domain-containing protein: MLVELCRKIERTKEFQNFIIGTIFFSVFLVCLEGYPELLHRYGEIFYWLDHIIFVIFFIEIIIRIGSYGRKFGQFFLDKWNVFDFLLVAVYLLPSTHFAIFLRFVRILRLFRLLAIVQQREIEHLQNIKLSEKNAELLNAYRELAAEKAKSERLLLNILPHLVAQRLKEGSHIIADSYPDATVLFADLVGFTKLSASISPEGLVGMLDNIFCRFDRLVEKYDVEKIKTIGDAYMVVGGIPQALPKHAENIAEMALDMLHEIELFNRESGHHLQLRIGFHSGAVVAGVIGQKKFIYDLWGDTVNTASRMESHSMPNKIQVSEEIYQKLHKKFIFEKRELLTVKGKGEMQTYFLLGRQHESH; encoded by the coding sequence ATGCTTGTTGAGCTTTGTAGAAAAATTGAACGTACCAAAGAATTTCAAAATTTTATTATTGGAACTATCTTTTTTTCTGTTTTTCTAGTCTGTTTAGAAGGTTATCCAGAATTATTACATCGTTACGGCGAGATATTTTACTGGTTAGACCATATTATCTTTGTGATTTTTTTCATTGAAATTATCATTCGTATTGGTTCATATGGACGCAAATTCGGACAATTCTTTTTAGACAAGTGGAATGTTTTTGATTTTTTACTGGTTGCTGTTTATCTACTGCCGAGCACTCATTTTGCGATTTTTCTGCGTTTTGTCCGCATCTTACGCTTATTTCGCTTGTTGGCAATCGTGCAACAGCGAGAAATAGAACATTTACAAAATATTAAACTTTCTGAAAAAAATGCAGAATTGCTCAATGCTTATCGAGAGTTAGCCGCAGAAAAAGCAAAATCAGAACGCTTACTTTTAAATATTTTGCCGCATTTAGTCGCGCAACGTTTAAAAGAAGGCTCACACATTATTGCGGATAGTTATCCTGATGCAACTGTATTATTTGCTGATTTAGTTGGCTTTACTAAATTATCTGCCAGTATTTCGCCTGAGGGCTTAGTCGGGATGTTAGATAATATTTTTTGCCGTTTTGACCGTTTAGTCGAAAAATATGATGTGGAAAAAATAAAAACCATTGGAGATGCTTATATGGTTGTCGGTGGTATCCCACAAGCATTGCCCAAACATGCGGAAAATATAGCAGAAATGGCATTAGATATGTTGCATGAAATTGAGTTATTTAACCGTGAATCAGGACACCATTTACAATTACGCATTGGCTTTCATTCGGGGGCTGTTGTGGCGGGCGTGATAGGTCAAAAGAAATTTATTTATGATTTATGGGGAGATACAGTGAATACCGCCAGTCGAATGGAATCACATAGTATGCCTAACAAGATTCAGGTTTCTGAAGAAATTTATCAAAAATTGCATAAAAAGTTCATTTTTGAAAAACGAGAGCTGTTAACGGTAAAAGGTAAAGGCGAGATGCAAACGTATTTTTTATTAGGGCGGCAACATGAATCCCATTAA